One bacterium DNA window includes the following coding sequences:
- a CDS encoding heme-binding domain-containing protein, protein MTRRIVYVCLAIVIVAQLVPVERDNPPEIAPLLAPAEVAAVLERSCYDCHSNRTAWPWYAHVAPVSWWVAHDVSEGREHLNFSQWEELPVEKRRHVAGKIVEEVSGGGMPPAIYLRLHPAAAASGTDLNLLQHWARAHDAPE, encoded by the coding sequence ATGACAAGACGCATCGTTTACGTATGCCTGGCGATCGTGATCGTCGCGCAGCTGGTCCCGGTCGAACGGGACAATCCACCCGAAATCGCGCCGTTGCTGGCACCCGCCGAGGTGGCCGCGGTTCTGGAGCGTTCCTGTTACGACTGCCACTCCAACCGTACCGCGTGGCCCTGGTACGCGCATGTCGCGCCGGTGTCGTGGTGGGTGGCTCACGACGTCTCCGAAGGCCGCGAACACCTCAATTTCTCGCAGTGGGAAGAACTGCCCGTCGAGAAACGGCGCCACGTGGCCGGGAAGATCGTGGAGGAAGTGTCCGGTGGCGGGATGCCCCCGGCGATCTACCTGCGCCTGCATCCCGCCGCCGCCGCCTCGGGCACGGATCTGAACTTGCTGCAGCACTGGGCACGCGCGCACGACGCGCCGGAATAG